The Canis lupus baileyi chromosome 26, mCanLup2.hap1, whole genome shotgun sequence DNA window AAAACAGTATCCTAACAGCATGCAAGTggattttcaataataaaaagtccTACCAATAACTGGATCATCTTAACACGAAGCCTTTAAAATTTTCTCCTAGCTAAAGTCTCTCCTATGGGCAGATACAAGTTGTCGAAGTCATGACCCCAGCACCCCATATGACGGAGTGTTCTGCTACATCACAGTCCCCAGTCTGCGGTTGAAAGGCTGTTGTTGCCAACCCCGAGTGAGCAAAATGCCCTTTTCTTCAGCATTGCTTTTTGCTTCTTTGAACATCTGGATTGGGTTCTTCAGGATCGTTTTGTTTGCACCTGAGGGAAACTCTACTCAAGTCAGCTTAACCAAAACCAAACTGGTGTGTGTGCtggaggatggtggtggtggtggcatttACTGGTTTCCGTCACTGGAAAGAACGCAGGAGTAACTCACAGAACTAGGGCCTGAAACCAGGGACTAAAAGCAGCCAGCGCCCTTCCTCTCTGCCCAGCTCTCCGTggccctccctcttcctctctttctttccttaatgCACTCATGCCCGCTTCACCTGTTGGGGGAATGTGGCCATTGGCAGGCCCTGCCTGGCAAATGCAGTGGCAACACCATCCAGAGAGTGATCCCAGAGAAGGACTGTGATTGGCTCTGTTGAGTCATATGCCCTCCCTTTGGGCCAATCATGTTATGAGGGTGACCGTGAGTTTTTATTGGCCAGGCCTGGTCTCATGCCCATCCCTCTGGCCAGAGTGGTGGGAGCCTGTGGCTTTCAGAGAGGGAAGTGCAGACCTACTGGGAAGACAGTAAACAATTGTGGAGTCACTgtgaatggggtgggggtgggggtgggggtctgttGTTCACCATGGCAACAGGAAACATCTACTACACACATTGAGCTCTTGTTTAACAATCACCTGGGGGGGAATGCGCGAGGGCAGGATTGATGTCTCGGAGCTTTGCCAGAGGCCATGTAACATGTTTGTGTTTTCAAAGCATGTCCACATCTGATAACTTATTTGTGTCCCACCAAAACCCCGGCGGGGCAGCAGAAAAGGAACCAGTGACGCAGAGAAGTTGAGTGATGGGTTTAGGGACACACGGCAGATGAATGCAGACAAGAACCCAGAGCCCCAGCTCCCTGACTCCCAGGGCTTTGTCCCAGCAATATCACAATCAAAGTTTGGACAAGTGGTGGGAGGTTCAAGCCCCGGGGGGTCAGGCCTGGCCAGCTAAGGGAGGGAGCTTCGTCTGCTGTCTTCCCCTCGTATGAGCTGGGCGAGCCCTTTGGAAGAGACGGGAGGGCGGCCCCTGGTTTCAGAGCCTGCCCGAGCTCTGATAGGGGACGTCCCTCCGCTGGACCTGGCATCCTCCCAGTGGGCGCTCTCAGTACGCAGCTCCTCCAGGACGCTGTGAAGATGCCTCAGTGTGAGCAGGAGTCTCTGGTCTTGCACTTGCATCTCAGCCTAGGAGACAGAATCAGTGTGAGGGGACTGGGAGTTCTCCAGGAAGGTTGTTCTCATCACTGTCTCATTGGAGACAAACCTGCAGCCTTGCAGAAGCCGAGTCCAcccaaccctcagtttcttcatctgcaaagtggaaaGCAAATTGTACCTTTCAAGGCTCTTAGGAGGACTGAATGAGTTAGCCCATGCTCTAAAATCTGAGATGCACAGGGCGCCAGGGTGGTCAGTGGTTTGGGCcttggactcttgatttgggctcgggtcatgatctcagggttgagccctgcatgctgctctgcactcagcagggagtctgcttgagattctgtctctccctctcctacccccACACCTCAAACTctctatctaataaataaataaataaataaataaataaataaataaataaataaataaagtctttaaaatgctGGACCACCAAGTTATAtgatcatcttcatcatcattatcaaatgttattcttaaagattttatttattttttaaagattttttttaaagatttttttttaaagattttatttattcatgagattttttaaaagattttaaagattttatttatttattcatgagacacacacacacgcacacacagaggcagagacacaggcagagggagaagcaggccccatgcagggagccggatgcgggactccatcccgagactccaggatcatgccctgggcggaaggcagcactaaaccactgagtcgcccagggatccccctcaaatgTTATTCTTATTTATACCTCCACTGTATGCTTTAATTCTCACTGCAACAAACAAATCACTTTATAGGTATTAAGGTGCACGTGACTTCATAATAAAACAAAGTGGAGTATACCTTGCAGACAGGCAGGAGTCCTTGGGAACAGTGATTCTCAACATACGGTCCAGGGAACCCTTGGATCCCAAAAACTCCTTCAGGTGTTCGGGGAGGTCAAAATGACTTTCATTACAACACTAAGATATTATCTGCCCTTTCATCCTCTTATGAGCCTACAGTGGAGTTTTCCAGAAGCTATATGACACATGATACGATATCTGATTACTTGCAGAAGCAGATAGGAGAATCCAGCAGTTTTCTTTCGTAAAGAGTTTactaatgttctttttaaatgcattcaGTAAACACTAAAAATTTCTCCTTTTGCCAGCACTGGTTGGTATAACTATAACTCTCATAAGAAGATGTTAAAACCTTACCTTTCTGActaggtaattcttttttttttttttttttttttcgactAGGTGATTCTTATCCGTGATACAAAATTGAGAAGCTACAGAAAGGGCATGTGGTTAAATTCCCTCCCACCTGTTCCACCCCATGCCGCTACTCAGTCTGCTCCCCCAGAGGCACCACTGGGAACAGTGTcccttctgtctgtctgtctgtctctccaagAGATAATTATTAACATTATCTCTTCACTAGAATAGGTAGTCATGagacacacgcacgcacacacggacacacacacaggcagagacacaggcagagggagaagcagactccatccatgcagggagcccgctgtgggactccatcccaggaccccgggatcacgccctgggccaaaggcaggcgctcaaccgctgagccaccccggcctccCTCTTCACtagaatagtattttattttcaggacAAACTACTTTACAAGTGTGAAGATAAGACCCATTTCCTGCACTTCCAAGAGAGTGGATAGAAGGAAGGAGAGCCACCTCCTGAGAACCCTGGGGCTTCCCAGGCTGTGGTGTGAGTGGGAACAGGGACACCTCTTCCCAAATTCTTGGGACACCATTATGTCTGTGTTTTCTCAATTTTAGGGTCTTCCTCCCATACATTTTTATCGTTCAACCTTTAGCACCAGTTCTGGGCACATGCTCGTGAGAACGTAGGGCAGCACCCAGCATGGAAGCAGTGGTAAGGAAGGTGATAGACTCCATGCCCTTGGAGTTGAGGACCGGAACCCCTGAGCAAGCTGGCCTCAACAGGAGGGAGATGTCCCCTCTCACAGGGCAAGAGGGGGGACAGGTTAATCCAGTCCAGCGTGCTCTGGACTCAGTTTGCTCAAGTTCTGCACTGAAAGCTCTTTCCTCCCTCTGAATGAATGCCCCTTAGTCATCAGACTGGTCTGGCTCATCACAAGATGGCTGTAGGTCTCTCTCCTCTGTTAGATCCCACCAGACCTTTGGGGCTTCCATGATCACCCATCACGTGAGGGCCATGAAAGGAGGGAGAGCACCGGACTTTCATCCATGGTAGTTAGTGCTACCAATGTGTTCCTTCACTGCATGAAGTACTGATCCTTCCCTGATGGTCAAATGCAGCTTCCTGCTGCATAAGCACTGAGATGCCTTTATGGAGTCATGTCAATTCCATGTGATCGAGGAGAAAACAGGCTTGCCTGGGAAATTGACAAGTCTGGCAACAGGAAGTGGAGACTCAAGGCTCCCATCTCTTGGCATCATGTGGAGGGAGCTGCTTGGACCTGGGAGGCTGTACCCAGGTGGGCTTCCTCCAGCCCtgccttgttttccttctttatgtGGTGAGAGAGGGGTACCTTATCAGGTGGATATTGGCCCTTTGGGTTCAGGAACCAAGCAGACTCAGTGTGGGAGCCCGGGGTTTAGGGGAGCATGGGGAAGGCCCCTGCTCAGCCTCTGGATCCCTGGAGACTGTGAGAAGCTGCCCCTCCTGCAGCTAGAGTCTCCTGGTCCCATGAGATGCCCCACTGGGTCAGCCTCTTCCATTAGGATGAGAACAGGTTTGGGTCCCCAGCTGATCTGTTTCCTGGCAACCCAGAAAATCATTTTTGGACAGTCCCATGTGTCTCTCCCCTGACTGAGAAGCTGGCCTATTGGGATCCAAACTTCTTTCTATCTCTTGGCTGGTGTCCCCATGTGCTTTGAGGCATACCTCTGTTTTTGGACTTGGAGAAAACTGCACAAACAGAGGCAGAAGGCCTGGCTTCTTGAGGAGCCATCAAGGCTTACTCAAGCCTTACTCAAGGCTTACTTCCATGTGGGAAGTAAGCAACATAATCCATAAATTTAGGTGAGTAAATGCCTATAGGAAGGAGACAGGAGTGAGCTGGGCAGGCAAAGTTcgtcttctcccctctcccccagggtGCAGATCCCTTGCCACCCCTGCAGAGAAGCCCAAAGCCAGGAAAACCAGCTGCTGAGAGTGTGCTGGGCCTCTGGAGGCTCCTTGCAAAGTGATGGCCTGCTTGGTGACACAGTGCATCACCTCACATACCATCACCCTTTGCTGCCACCCTGTTTCCTTCACTCTCATCGCTCTGCTTGGGGCTGCATCTCCAAATAAATCGTTAGTACCCCAATCCTTGTGTGGGCTTCTGCTTTCTAGACAGTCTGGGCTAGGACAGTGGGTGTGATCCATGTCTACCTGGGCCATGGTTTTGATGGCCAAGCAGACACTAAGTCAATTATACCTGTCTCCTTCCCAAACTATTG harbors:
- the C26H20orf202 gene encoding uncharacterized protein C20orf202 homolog, with protein sequence MKTEAPTTSLGQTLEWLRKELAEMQVQDQRLLLTLRHLHSVLEELRTESAHWEDARSSGGTSPIRARAGSETRGRPPVSSKGLAQLIRGEDSRRSSLP